In Paraburkholderia phenazinium, the following are encoded in one genomic region:
- the dbpA gene encoding ATP-dependent RNA helicase DbpA: MNSSTQAGAPFSQLSLPPAVLANLTQLGYVDMTPIQAASLPVALAGHDLIAQAKTGSGKTAAFSLALLSRLDARNFDVQAMVLCPTRELADQVTQEIRRLARAEQNIKVLTLCGGTPMRPQTTSLEQGAHIVVGTPGRIMDHLERGSLALGALNTLVLDEADRMLDMGFFDDIATVVRQCPKERQTLLFSATYPDGIGKLSQQFLRSPKEIKLEERHDNSKIRQRFYEVTEDGRLHAVGLLLNHYRPVSTLAFCNTKQQCRDLLDVLRAQGFHALALHGELDQRERDQVLIQFANRSCSVLVATDVAARGLDIAQLEAVINVDVTPDPEVHVHRIGRTGRADQEGWALSLASMNEMGRVGGLEQAQGREVEWHPLSELTSTSNERLLPPMETLQILGGRKEKIRPGDVLGALTGEAGFAGTQIGKINVTEFSTYVAVERSVARDALRKLSAGKVKGKKVKVRLMDE; the protein is encoded by the coding sequence ATGAATAGTTCCACCCAAGCCGGCGCGCCGTTCAGCCAGTTGTCGTTGCCGCCTGCCGTGCTCGCCAATCTGACCCAGCTCGGCTACGTCGACATGACGCCGATCCAGGCCGCGAGTCTGCCGGTTGCGCTGGCCGGCCACGATCTGATTGCCCAGGCGAAGACCGGCAGCGGCAAGACCGCGGCGTTTTCGCTTGCGCTTTTGTCGCGCCTCGATGCCCGCAATTTCGATGTGCAGGCCATGGTGCTGTGCCCGACGCGCGAACTCGCCGATCAGGTCACCCAGGAAATCCGCCGCCTCGCGCGCGCCGAGCAGAACATCAAGGTGCTGACGCTGTGCGGCGGCACGCCCATGCGTCCGCAGACGACGAGCCTCGAACAGGGCGCGCACATTGTCGTCGGTACGCCGGGGCGCATCATGGATCACCTCGAGCGTGGCAGTCTCGCGCTGGGGGCGCTGAACACGCTGGTGCTCGATGAAGCCGACCGCATGCTCGACATGGGCTTCTTCGACGACATCGCCACCGTTGTGCGTCAATGCCCGAAGGAGCGCCAGACGCTGCTGTTCTCCGCGACGTATCCGGACGGAATCGGCAAGCTGAGCCAGCAGTTCCTGCGCAGTCCGAAGGAAATCAAGCTCGAAGAGCGGCACGACAACAGCAAGATTCGCCAACGTTTCTACGAAGTGACGGAAGACGGCCGGCTGCACGCGGTCGGGCTGCTGCTGAATCACTATCGTCCGGTGAGCACGCTGGCGTTCTGCAATACCAAGCAGCAGTGCCGCGATCTGCTCGACGTGCTGCGCGCGCAGGGTTTCCATGCGCTTGCACTGCACGGCGAACTCGATCAGCGCGAACGCGACCAGGTGCTGATCCAGTTCGCGAATCGCAGTTGCTCGGTGCTGGTGGCCACGGACGTCGCGGCGCGCGGTCTGGATATCGCGCAACTCGAAGCGGTGATCAACGTCGACGTGACGCCGGACCCGGAAGTGCACGTGCACCGCATCGGCCGTACGGGCCGCGCCGACCAGGAAGGCTGGGCGCTGAGTCTTGCGAGCATGAACGAGATGGGCCGCGTCGGCGGTCTTGAGCAGGCGCAGGGGCGTGAGGTGGAGTGGCATCCGTTATCGGAGCTGACCTCGACCAGCAACGAGCGCCTGCTGCCGCCGATGGAAACGCTGCAGATTCTCGGCGGCCGCAAGGAAAAGATCCGCCCGGGCGATGTGCTCGGCGCGCTGACTGGCGAAGCGGGATTCGCCGGCACGCAGATCGGCAAGATCAACGTGACGGAATTCTCGACCTACGTCGCCGTCGAGCGCAGCGTCGCCCGCGACGCGTTGCGCAAGCTCAGCGCCGGCAAGGTGAAGGGCAAGAAGGTGAAAGTCCGTCTGATGGACGAGTAA
- the cadR gene encoding Cd(II)/Pb(II)-responsive transcriptional regulator, which translates to MKIGELAKIAHCTTETIRFYEKEGLLPEADRTEANYRSYTARHVERLRFIRNCRALDMTHDEIRALLRLTDAPADGCGAINTLIDEHIAHVDTRIDELKQLKAQLTTLREQCQTEQAVEDCGIVHGLTDMEVSAPRSRHTHLG; encoded by the coding sequence ATGAAAATCGGCGAACTCGCGAAGATTGCCCACTGCACTACCGAAACCATCCGCTTTTACGAAAAAGAGGGCCTGTTGCCCGAAGCGGACCGTACCGAAGCCAATTACCGCAGCTACACGGCGCGGCACGTCGAACGCCTGCGTTTTATCCGCAATTGCCGGGCGCTCGACATGACTCACGACGAGATCCGCGCCCTGCTGCGCCTGACCGACGCCCCGGCCGACGGCTGCGGCGCGATCAACACGCTGATCGACGAGCATATTGCGCACGTCGATACGCGGATCGACGAGCTCAAGCAACTCAAGGCGCAATTGACCACGCTGCGCGAGCAATGTCAGACCGAACAGGCGGTCGAGGATTGCGGCATCGTCCATGGCCTCACCGACATGGAAGTGAGCGCACCCCGTTCCCGGCATACCCATCTGGGTTGA
- a CDS encoding heavy metal translocating P-type ATPase codes for MPNASPAETHRHEPGESCAHAHPERVSGDVRVDRHKHEGSQPHDHAHAGHHEHAHTGHDHGHDHDHDHGDGHKHGHDHAHAHTDACCTAAPPVLAKLAGPETIGDNVRTSIRIMQMDCPTEEALIRKKLGRMPYVRSLDFNLMQRVLTVVHAPDALGSILASLRSLDFDPQLAGAATPLTGVPAAPPKPWWPLALAGAAAVGSEAASWLGAPSWLAAALAIVAVVSCGLTTYKKGWLAIRNGNLNINALMSIAVTGALVLRQWPEAAMVMVLFTIAELIEAKSLDRARNAIKGLMQLTPEQATVQQPDGNWRAVDIKSVVAGQIVRVKPGERIGLDGEIVAGRSSVNQAPITGESLPVDKTEGDAVFAGTINQAGSFDYRVTAAASNTTLARIIHAVEEAQGAKAPTQRFVDQFARVYTPIVFAIALAVAVVPPLLFGGVWHDWVYKALVMLVIACPCALVISTPVTIVSGLATAARQGILIKGGAYLEQGRKLKWLALDKTGTITHGKPVQTDFELRADLEPSRCRRLAASLAGRSDHPVSQAIANAAKADGIVSSPVEAFEAILGRGVSGTIDGMPYLLGNHRLVHELGRCSAELEARLETLERQGKTVVMLMDAERVLGLFAVADTVKDSSRAAIADLHTLGVQTAMLTGDNPHTAAAIAEQVGIDRAHGDQLPEDKLKAVEGLAAQGATVGMVGDGINDAPALARADIGFAMGAMGTDTAIETADVALMDDDLRKIPLFIRLSQATHSVLVQNITLALGVKAVFLALTLMGYGTMWMAVFADAGASLLVVGNGLRLLRK; via the coding sequence ATGCCTAACGCCAGCCCCGCCGAAACACACCGTCACGAGCCCGGTGAATCGTGCGCTCATGCCCACCCAGAAAGGGTTTCGGGCGATGTGCGTGTGGATAGGCATAAACATGAGGGCAGTCAGCCGCACGACCATGCGCATGCCGGACATCACGAGCACGCTCATACAGGGCATGACCACGGCCATGACCATGACCATGACCATGGCGACGGCCACAAGCATGGCCACGACCACGCTCATGCCCACACCGACGCCTGCTGCACCGCCGCTCCACCCGTTCTCGCCAAGCTCGCGGGACCGGAAACCATCGGCGACAACGTGCGCACCTCGATCCGCATCATGCAGATGGACTGCCCGACCGAAGAGGCGCTGATCCGCAAGAAGCTCGGCCGCATGCCATACGTGCGGAGCCTCGACTTCAACCTGATGCAGCGCGTACTCACCGTCGTGCATGCGCCGGACGCCCTGGGTTCGATCCTGGCGAGCCTGCGCTCGCTCGATTTCGATCCTCAACTGGCCGGCGCCGCCACGCCGCTCACAGGCGTCCCGGCTGCACCGCCCAAGCCCTGGTGGCCGCTCGCGCTGGCCGGCGCCGCGGCCGTCGGCTCCGAGGCCGCCAGTTGGCTCGGCGCGCCGAGCTGGCTCGCGGCGGCGCTCGCGATCGTCGCCGTGGTTTCCTGCGGCCTCACCACCTACAAAAAAGGCTGGCTCGCGATCCGCAACGGCAACCTCAACATCAACGCGCTGATGAGCATTGCCGTCACCGGCGCGCTGGTCCTGCGCCAATGGCCGGAAGCGGCCATGGTGATGGTGCTGTTCACGATCGCGGAGCTGATCGAAGCCAAATCGCTCGACCGTGCCCGCAACGCCATCAAGGGCCTGATGCAACTGACGCCCGAGCAGGCCACCGTGCAACAGCCCGACGGCAACTGGCGAGCCGTGGACATCAAATCGGTCGTCGCCGGCCAGATCGTGCGCGTGAAGCCGGGTGAGCGCATTGGCCTCGACGGCGAGATCGTCGCGGGCCGCTCCAGCGTGAACCAGGCGCCGATCACCGGCGAAAGCCTGCCCGTCGACAAGACCGAGGGCGACGCCGTCTTCGCCGGCACGATCAACCAGGCCGGCTCATTCGACTACCGCGTGACCGCTGCCGCCAGCAACACCACGCTCGCTCGCATCATCCACGCTGTCGAAGAGGCCCAAGGCGCCAAGGCGCCGACGCAGCGTTTCGTCGACCAGTTTGCCCGCGTCTATACGCCGATCGTGTTCGCCATCGCGCTGGCCGTCGCCGTGGTCCCGCCGCTGCTGTTCGGCGGCGTGTGGCACGACTGGGTCTACAAGGCGCTGGTGATGCTGGTGATCGCCTGCCCGTGCGCGCTGGTGATCTCCACCCCTGTGACGATCGTGAGCGGCCTCGCCACGGCCGCGCGCCAGGGCATCCTGATCAAGGGCGGCGCGTATCTCGAACAGGGTCGCAAGCTGAAGTGGCTCGCGCTCGACAAGACCGGCACGATCACCCACGGCAAACCGGTTCAGACGGACTTCGAACTGCGCGCGGATCTCGAGCCCAGCCGCTGCCGCAGACTTGCCGCGAGCCTCGCAGGCCGCTCCGATCATCCGGTGTCCCAGGCGATTGCGAACGCGGCCAAAGCGGACGGCATCGTCTCCTCGCCCGTAGAAGCGTTCGAAGCCATCCTGGGACGCGGCGTCAGCGGCACCATCGACGGCATGCCGTATCTGCTCGGCAACCACCGGCTGGTGCATGAACTCGGACGCTGTTCGGCGGAGCTCGAAGCCCGGCTCGAGACGCTCGAGCGCCAGGGCAAGACCGTCGTCATGCTGATGGACGCCGAGCGCGTGCTAGGACTCTTCGCCGTCGCCGACACGGTGAAAGACAGCAGCCGCGCCGCCATCGCCGATCTTCACACGCTGGGTGTGCAGACGGCCATGCTGACCGGCGACAACCCGCACACGGCGGCAGCGATTGCCGAGCAGGTCGGCATCGACCGGGCGCACGGCGACCAGTTGCCGGAAGACAAGCTCAAGGCGGTGGAAGGGCTGGCCGCGCAAGGTGCGACGGTCGGGATGGTCGGCGACGGCATCAACGATGCGCCGGCGCTCGCGCGCGCCGACATCGGCTTTGCGATGGGCGCGATGGGCACCGACACCGCCATCGAAACGGCCGACGTCGCCCTGATGGACGACGACCTGCGCAAGATCCCGCTGTTCATCCGCCTCTCGCAGGCGACGCATTCGGTACTGGTGCAGAACATTACGTTGGCGCTCGGCGTGAAAGCCGTGTTCCTGGCGCTCACGCTGATGGGCTACGGAACGATGTGGATGGCCGTGTTCGCCGATGCAGGCGCGAGCCTGCTGGTGGTGGGCAACGGTCTCAGGTTGTTGCGCAAGTAA
- a CDS encoding helix-turn-helix domain-containing protein — protein sequence MTIEFSCIDADPLAADAVSAQAPFAASGFRVQTCVAHDADEQARNLHGWSQTYDQLTTGRFVGTITELPLDHMQVFCETTSHTLRQTCEVQSDAYWFGIPTYREPGGDATGEHALGRTGRVDASVIADDALACRPGGIEFELITPEGFEIFGVVVKGEVLRRYAAEVEQLALAEHLPNTEVMRIGLARKERLCASLRQMLDESASNTVPLSALARDNLQASVLASLFDLGSLTSCEPVAIPTRPRRRWIVSEAREYVLANRERAVNVPELCERLHVSRRTLQYCFQDVLGMAPAAYLRIIRLNGARRDLCGASSDPRPVQDVAAAWGFWHLSQFATDYRKLFGVRPSETLKAAMSGRDAPLVRAVHDSVLTCATT from the coding sequence ATGACCATAGAGTTCTCCTGCATTGACGCTGATCCGCTTGCTGCAGACGCGGTATCGGCGCAAGCGCCATTCGCTGCGTCGGGTTTTCGTGTGCAGACCTGCGTCGCGCACGATGCCGACGAACAGGCGCGCAACCTGCACGGCTGGAGCCAGACCTACGATCAACTGACGACAGGCCGTTTCGTCGGCACCATTACGGAGTTGCCGCTCGATCACATGCAGGTGTTCTGCGAAACCACCAGCCACACGCTGCGGCAAACCTGCGAGGTCCAATCGGACGCGTACTGGTTCGGCATTCCGACGTATCGCGAGCCAGGCGGCGATGCAACCGGCGAACACGCCCTCGGACGAACCGGACGCGTCGATGCCAGCGTGATCGCGGACGACGCGCTGGCGTGCCGGCCGGGTGGCATCGAATTCGAGTTGATCACGCCGGAGGGATTCGAGATTTTCGGCGTCGTGGTGAAGGGTGAGGTACTGCGCCGCTATGCGGCCGAGGTCGAGCAGCTCGCGCTCGCCGAGCATCTGCCCAACACCGAAGTCATGCGGATTGGCCTCGCGCGCAAGGAGCGGTTGTGCGCCTCGTTGCGGCAGATGCTCGATGAGAGCGCGTCGAATACGGTGCCGTTGTCCGCGTTGGCGCGCGATAACCTGCAGGCGTCCGTGCTGGCCTCGTTATTCGATCTGGGTTCGCTCACGTCGTGCGAACCCGTGGCGATTCCAACGCGGCCGCGCCGTCGATGGATCGTGTCCGAAGCACGCGAGTATGTGCTCGCCAATCGCGAGCGCGCAGTGAATGTGCCCGAGTTGTGCGAACGGCTGCATGTGAGCCGGCGCACGTTGCAGTATTGCTTTCAGGATGTGCTCGGGATGGCGCCGGCCGCTTATCTGCGGATCATCCGGTTGAATGGTGCGCGCCGCGACCTGTGCGGCGCGTCGAGTGACCCGCGGCCGGTTCAGGACGTCGCCGCGGCCTGGGGTTTCTGGCACCTCAGCCAGTTCGCCACCGACTACCGCAAGCTGTTCGGCGTGCGGCCTTCGGAGACCTTGAAGGCGGCGATGAGCGGACGGGACGCGCCACTCGTTCGCGCCGTTCACGACAGCGTACTTACTTGCGCAACAACCTGA
- the adh gene encoding aldehyde dehydrogenase yields the protein MNHAEMQFLTTEFPYKKQYANFIGGEWVKPVGGEYFDNISPITGEPFTSIPRSREADIELALDAAHRAKTAWGKTSTTDRANILNRIADRMEANLQKLAVAETIDNGKPLRETMAADIPLAIDHIRYFAGCVRAQEGSISEIDDDTVAYHFHEPLGVVGQIIPWNFPILMAVWKLAPALAAGNCVVLKPAEQTPASILVLLELIQDLLPAGVINVVNGFGLEAGKPLASNKRIAKIAFTGETTTGRLIMQYASQNIIPVTLELGGKSPNIFFADVMDHDDSYFDKALEGFAMFALNQGEVCTCPSRVLVDEKIYDRFMERALKRVAAITQGHPLDSKTMIGAQASQEQLEKILSYIDLGKQEGAQCLIGGERNTLGGELSKGYYVKPTVFRGNNTMRIFQEEIFGPVVSVTTFKTEDEALEIANDTLYGLGAGVWTRDGTLAYRMGRGIQAGRVWTNCYHAYPAHAAFGGYKQSGIGRENHKMMLDHYQQTKNLLVSYSQKPLGFF from the coding sequence ATGAATCACGCTGAGATGCAGTTTCTGACCACCGAATTCCCGTACAAAAAGCAGTATGCGAATTTTATCGGCGGTGAATGGGTCAAGCCGGTTGGCGGCGAGTACTTCGACAACATCTCGCCCATCACCGGTGAGCCGTTCACCTCGATTCCACGTTCGCGCGAAGCCGATATCGAACTCGCACTCGACGCCGCGCATCGCGCCAAAACGGCGTGGGGCAAAACCTCGACCACCGATCGCGCCAACATCCTGAACCGCATTGCCGACCGGATGGAAGCGAACCTGCAGAAGCTGGCCGTCGCCGAGACGATCGACAACGGCAAGCCGCTGCGCGAAACGATGGCGGCGGATATCCCGCTCGCGATCGATCACATTCGCTACTTCGCCGGTTGCGTACGCGCCCAGGAAGGCTCGATCTCCGAGATCGACGACGACACCGTGGCGTACCACTTCCACGAACCGCTAGGCGTCGTGGGACAAATCATTCCGTGGAACTTCCCGATCCTGATGGCCGTATGGAAGCTCGCACCGGCACTGGCCGCCGGCAATTGCGTCGTGCTGAAGCCGGCAGAGCAGACACCCGCTTCGATCCTGGTGCTGCTCGAACTGATTCAGGATCTGCTGCCGGCCGGCGTGATCAACGTTGTGAACGGCTTTGGTCTGGAAGCCGGCAAACCGCTCGCGTCGAACAAGCGCATCGCCAAGATCGCCTTCACGGGTGAAACGACCACTGGCCGCCTGATCATGCAGTACGCGAGCCAGAACATCATTCCGGTGACGCTCGAACTCGGCGGCAAGAGCCCGAACATTTTCTTCGCCGACGTGATGGACCACGACGACAGCTACTTCGACAAGGCACTCGAAGGCTTCGCGATGTTCGCGCTGAATCAGGGTGAAGTCTGTACCTGTCCGTCACGCGTGCTGGTCGACGAGAAGATCTACGACCGCTTCATGGAACGCGCGCTCAAACGCGTCGCTGCGATCACGCAAGGCCACCCGCTCGACAGCAAGACCATGATCGGCGCGCAAGCCTCGCAGGAGCAACTCGAGAAGATCCTCTCGTATATCGATCTCGGCAAGCAGGAAGGCGCGCAATGCCTGATTGGCGGCGAGCGCAACACGCTCGGCGGTGAGCTGAGCAAGGGCTACTACGTGAAGCCCACCGTGTTCCGCGGCAACAACACGATGCGCATTTTCCAGGAAGAAATCTTCGGACCGGTGGTGTCGGTGACGACCTTCAAGACCGAAGACGAAGCGCTCGAAATCGCCAACGACACGTTGTATGGTCTCGGCGCCGGCGTCTGGACGCGCGACGGCACGCTTGCCTACCGCATGGGACGCGGCATTCAGGCGGGCCGCGTGTGGACCAATTGCTATCACGCGTATCCGGCGCATGCGGCGTTCGGCGGCTACAAGCAGTCGGGCATTGGCCGCGAGAATCACAAGATGATGCTCGACCACTATCAGCAGACCAAGAATCTCCTCGTCAGCTACAGCCAGAAGCCGCTCGGCTTCTTCTGA
- a CDS encoding DUF779 domain-containing protein: MAGKEVERVIVTPAAAELIGKLRAEHGQMLFHQSGGCCDGSAPMCFPLSDFMVGSSDVKLGTIAGVPFYMSESQFEYWQHTQLIIDAVPGNGGMFSLERPTGLRFLTRSRLFEDDENAWLETHPVERADA; encoded by the coding sequence ATGGCTGGCAAGGAAGTGGAACGCGTGATCGTGACGCCGGCGGCGGCGGAATTGATCGGGAAGTTACGCGCCGAACATGGGCAGATGCTGTTTCATCAGTCGGGCGGATGCTGCGACGGCAGCGCGCCAATGTGTTTTCCGCTCAGCGACTTTATGGTCGGTTCATCGGACGTCAAGCTCGGTACGATTGCGGGCGTGCCGTTTTATATGAGCGAATCGCAATTCGAATACTGGCAGCACACGCAGTTGATCATCGACGCCGTGCCAGGCAATGGCGGCATGTTTTCGCTGGAGCGGCCGACAGGGCTCAGGTTTCTGACGCGCTCGCGGCTCTTTGAAGACGATGAGAATGCGTGGCTGGAAACGCATCCGGTCGAGCGCGCGGATGCATGA
- the eutC gene encoding ethanolamine ammonia-lyase subunit EutC codes for MSKDLLEKNPWSALRQFTNARIALGRAGNSLPTEPLLAFNLSHAQARDAVHQPLDADSLHEQLRASGFTTLDVHSAAPDRQHYLRRPDLGRRLADESREVLALAQAGTESPDVVFVIADGLSAFAAAKQSIPLIQAVCPKLTDWKIGPVVVARQARVALGDEIGELLRTRLVVMLIGERPGLSSPDSLGIYLTYAPKAGCSDAQRNCISNVRPEGLSYAGAAHKLHYLLTHARRLGLTGVGLKDDSDALLEAAPQTPAVSGTAATE; via the coding sequence ATGAGCAAGGACCTGCTCGAGAAGAATCCATGGAGCGCGTTGCGGCAGTTCACCAACGCGCGCATTGCCTTGGGCCGCGCCGGCAACAGCCTGCCGACCGAGCCGCTGCTGGCGTTCAATCTGTCGCATGCGCAAGCTCGGGATGCGGTGCATCAACCGCTCGATGCGGACTCGCTGCACGAGCAGCTACGCGCCAGCGGCTTCACGACGCTCGATGTCCATAGCGCGGCGCCCGACCGGCAGCATTATTTGCGGCGTCCCGACCTGGGGCGGCGTTTGGCGGACGAGAGTCGCGAGGTGCTTGCCCTGGCGCAGGCCGGCACCGAGTCGCCGGATGTGGTGTTCGTGATCGCCGACGGCTTATCGGCGTTCGCTGCCGCGAAGCAGTCCATTCCGCTAATCCAGGCGGTGTGCCCGAAACTCACGGACTGGAAGATCGGCCCGGTCGTGGTCGCGCGGCAAGCGCGGGTGGCGCTGGGCGACGAGATTGGCGAGCTGTTGCGTACCAGGCTGGTGGTGATGTTGATTGGTGAGCGTCCGGGCTTGAGCTCGCCGGATAGCCTCGGCATCTATCTGACCTATGCACCCAAAGCGGGCTGTAGCGATGCGCAGCGCAACTGCATTTCGAACGTGCGGCCGGAGGGGTTGAGCTATGCAGGCGCGGCGCACAAGCTGCACTATCTGCTGACGCACGCGCGTCGCCTGGGTCTCACCGGAGTGGGGTTGAAAGACGATAGCGATGCGTTGCTGGAAGCGGCGCCGCAGACGCCCGCAGTCAGCGGCACAGCAGCGACGGAGTAA
- a CDS encoding ethanolamine ammonia-lyase subunit EutB has protein sequence MSYTEIIGSRTYRFADLKTLLAKASPLRSGDQLAGVAAASEEERVAAKMALAQVPLRTFLNEALIPYESDEVTRLVIDDHSPEAFAEIAHLTVGDFRNWLLSSETDAAALTRITAGLTPEMVAAVSKLMRNQDLIAAARKRPVITRFRNTVGLPGHMSVRLQPNHPTDDVKGIAASMLDGLMYGCGDAMIGINPATDSLAAITTLLLMIDDFRQRYQVPTQSCVLTHVTNTIAAINKGAPVDLVFQSIAGTEKANAGFGISLALLQEAYEAALSLKRGTVGNNVMYFETGQGSALSANAHHGVDQQTCEVRAYAVARKFNPFLVNTVVGFIGPEYLYDGKQITRAGLEDHFCGKLLGVPMGCDICYTNHAEADQDDMDNLLTLLGVAGINFIMGVPGADDVMLNYQSTSFHDALYVRDVLGLRRAPEFEEWLESMQIADARGVLLNGATRQPLLEGAREWMGIA, from the coding sequence ATGAGCTATACGGAGATCATCGGCAGTCGCACCTACCGGTTTGCCGATCTGAAAACGCTGCTGGCGAAGGCGAGCCCGCTGCGTTCGGGCGACCAGCTCGCGGGCGTCGCGGCGGCCAGCGAGGAAGAGCGCGTGGCGGCCAAGATGGCGCTCGCGCAGGTGCCCCTGCGGACCTTCCTCAACGAGGCGTTGATTCCGTACGAAAGCGACGAAGTCACGCGGCTGGTGATCGACGACCACTCGCCCGAGGCCTTCGCCGAAATCGCCCATCTGACGGTGGGCGATTTTCGCAACTGGCTGCTCAGCAGCGAGACGGATGCCGCGGCGCTCACCCGGATCACAGCGGGCCTGACGCCGGAGATGGTGGCGGCGGTTTCGAAGCTGATGCGCAACCAGGATCTGATTGCGGCGGCGCGCAAGCGGCCGGTGATCACGCGGTTTCGCAATACGGTGGGCTTGCCGGGTCATATGTCGGTGCGTCTGCAACCGAATCATCCCACTGACGACGTCAAAGGCATCGCCGCCTCGATGCTCGACGGCCTGATGTACGGCTGCGGCGACGCGATGATCGGCATCAACCCCGCCACCGACAGCCTCGCGGCGATCACCACGCTCCTGCTGATGATCGACGACTTCCGGCAGCGTTACCAGGTGCCGACGCAATCGTGCGTGCTGACTCACGTGACCAACACGATTGCCGCGATCAACAAAGGCGCGCCGGTCGATCTGGTGTTCCAGTCGATCGCCGGTACGGAAAAAGCCAACGCCGGTTTCGGCATCTCGCTGGCGCTGCTGCAGGAAGCGTATGAAGCGGCGCTGTCGCTCAAGCGCGGCACCGTCGGCAACAACGTGATGTATTTCGAAACCGGACAGGGCAGTGCGCTCTCGGCCAACGCGCATCACGGCGTCGACCAGCAGACTTGCGAAGTGCGCGCGTACGCGGTGGCGCGCAAGTTCAATCCGTTCCTTGTCAATACGGTGGTCGGCTTCATCGGCCCGGAGTACCTGTACGACGGCAAGCAGATCACGCGCGCCGGTCTCGAAGATCACTTCTGCGGCAAGCTGCTCGGCGTGCCGATGGGCTGCGACATCTGCTACACGAATCATGCGGAAGCGGATCAGGACGATATGGATAACCTGTTGACGCTGCTAGGCGTCGCGGGCATCAACTTCATCATGGGCGTGCCCGGTGCGGACGACGTCATGCTGAACTATCAGAGCACGTCGTTCCACGATGCGCTGTATGTGCGCGACGTGCTGGGCCTGCGGCGAGCGCCCGAATTCGAAGAATGGCTGGAGTCCATGCAGATCGCGGACGCGCGCGGCGTCCTGCTCAACGGCGCGACGCGGCAGCCCTTGCTGGAAGGCGCGCGCGAATGGATGGGGATCGCATGA